The Desmodus rotundus isolate HL8 chromosome 3, HLdesRot8A.1, whole genome shotgun sequence genome includes a region encoding these proteins:
- the GTPBP1 gene encoding GTP-binding protein 1 isoform X1, whose product MAAERSRSPVDSPVPASMFAPEPSSPGAARAAAAAARLHGGFDSDCSEDGEALNGESELDLTSKLVLVSPTSEQYDSLLRQMWERMDEGCGETIYVIGQGSDGTEYGLSEADMEASCATVESMAEQIEADVILLRERQEAGGRVRDYLVRKRVGDNDFLEVRVAVVGNVDAGKSTLLGVLTHGELDNGRGFARQKLFRHKHEIESGRTSSVGNDILGFDSEGNVVNKPDSHGGSLEWTKICEKSTKVITFIDLAGHEKYLKTTVFGMTGHLPDFCMLMVGSNAGIVGMTKEHLGLALALNVPVFVVVTKIDMCPANILQETLKLLQRLLKSPGCRKIPVLVQSKDDVIVTASNFSSERMCPIFQISNVTGENLDLLKMFLNLLSPRTSYREEEPAEFQIDDTYSVPGVGTVVSGTTLRGLIKLNDTLLLGPDPLGNFLSIAVKSIHRKRMPVKEVRGGQTASFALKKIKRSSIRKGMVMVSPRLNPQASWEFEAEILVLHHPTTISPRYQAMVHCGSIRQTATILSMDKDCLRTGDKATVHFRFIKTPEYLHIDQRLVFREGRTKAVGTITKLLQTTNNSPMNSKPQQIKMQSTKKGPLTKREDGGPPGGPVVGVPLPGDEACSLGASQSAASSSLQPAPKPSSGGRRRGGQRHKVKSQGACATPASGC is encoded by the exons ATGGCGGCGGAGCGGAGTCGCTCCCCGGTGGACTCGCCGGTCCCGGCCTCTATGTTCGCCCCGGAGCCTAGCTCCCCGGGGGCGGCCAGGGCCGCAGCGGCTGCCGCTCGGCTACACGGCGGCTTCGATTCGGACTGCAGCGAGGATGGCGAGGCGCTCAACGGCGAGTCGGAGCTGGACCTCACCAGCAAG CTGGTTCTAGTGAGCCCTACATCAGAGCAGTATGACAGCCTACTTCGGCAGATGTGGGAGAGGATGGACGAGGGATGCGGAGAGACCATATATGTCATTGGGCAGGGATCAG ATGGGACTGAGTACGGGCTGAGCGAAGCCGACATGGAGGCCTCCTGCGCCACAGTGGAAAGCATGGCGGAGCAGATAGAGGCCGACGTCATCCTCCTGCGGGAGCGGCAAGAAGCTGGCGGCCGAGTGCGGGACTACCTGGTCCGGAAAAGAGTAGGCGACAATGACTTCCTGGAGGTCAG ggttgcAGTCGTGGGCAACGTGGACGCCGGCAAAAGCACGCTTCTGGGCGTCCTGACACACGGGGAGCTGGACAACGGCCGAGGCTTTGCCCGCCAGAAACTCTTCCGCCACAAGCACGAGATCGAGTCTGGCCGCACCAGCAGCGTGGGCAACGACATTCTGGGCTTCGACAGCGAAGGCAACGTGGTGAACAAGCCGGACAGCCACGGCGGCAGCCTGGAGTGGACCAAGATCTGTGAGAAATCCACCAAAGTGATCACCTTCATTGACTTGGCTGGCCATGAGAAGTACCTGAAGACCACGGTCTTCGGCATGACGGGCCACTTGCCTGACTTCTGCATGCTCATG GTGGGCAGCAATGCTGGCATCGTGGGGATGACCAAGGAGCACCTGGGCTTGGCATTGGCACTCAACGTGCCTGTTTTTGTGGTGGTCACCAAGATTGACATGTGTCCTGCTAACATCCTGCAAG AAACCCTGAAGCTGCTGCAGCGCCTGCTGAAGTCGCCAGGCTGCCGGAAGATCCCCGTGCTGGTGCAGAGCAAGGACGACGTGATCGTCACAGCCTCCAACTTCAGCTCTGAGAG GATGTGCCCAATATTCCAGATCTCCAACGTCACAGGCGAGAACCTAGATCTGCTGAAGATGTTCCTCAATCTCCTCTCCCCCCGCACCAGCTACCGGGAGGAAGAACCTGCCGAGTTTCAGATCGATGACACTTACTCTGTGCCG GGTGTGGGGACAGTGGTGTCGGGGACAACACTCAGGGGCCTGATCAAGCTGAATGACACGCTGCTGCTGGGCCCAGATCCTCTGGGAAACTTCCTGTCCATTGCTGTCAAATCAATCCATCGCAAGCGCATGCCTGTCAAGGAGGTGCGGGGGGGCCAGACAGCCTCCTTCGCGCTGAAGAAG ATTAAGCGCTCATCCATCCGGAAGGGCATGGTGATGGTTTCCCCACGTTTGAATCCCCAAGCGTCCTGGGAGTTTGAGGCTGAGATCCTTGTCCTCCACCACCCTACCACGATTAGCCCGCGCTACCAGGCCATGG TGCACTGTGGGAGCATCAGGCAGACGGCCACCATCCTGAGCATGGACAAGGACTGTCTGCGCACTGGGGACAAGGCCACCGTGCACTTCCGCTTTATCAAGACCCCTGAGTACCTACACATAGACCAACGGCTGGTGTTCCGGGAAGGCCGCACCAAAGCTGTGGGCACCATCACCAAG CTCCTCCAGACCACCAACAACTCCCCAATGAACTCCAAGCCTCAGCAGATCAAAATGCAGTCGACGAAGAAAGGCCCCCTGACCAAACGAGAAGATGGGGGTCCACCTGGAGGGCCGGTGGTAGGGGTGCCCCTACCTGGAGATGAAGCTTGCTCTCTAGGGGCTTCTCAATCAGCTGCGTCCAGCAGTCTCCAGCCAGCG cCCAAGCCCAGCAGCGGGGGCCGGCGACGAGGGGGCCAGCGTCACAAGGTGAAGAGCCAGGGGGCCTGTGCGACTCCTGCCAGTGGCTGCTGa
- the GTPBP1 gene encoding GTP-binding protein 1 isoform X2 produces MEASCATVESMAEQIEADVILLRERQEAGGRVRDYLVRKRVGDNDFLEVRVAVVGNVDAGKSTLLGVLTHGELDNGRGFARQKLFRHKHEIESGRTSSVGNDILGFDSEGNVVNKPDSHGGSLEWTKICEKSTKVITFIDLAGHEKYLKTTVFGMTGHLPDFCMLMVGSNAGIVGMTKEHLGLALALNVPVFVVVTKIDMCPANILQETLKLLQRLLKSPGCRKIPVLVQSKDDVIVTASNFSSERMCPIFQISNVTGENLDLLKMFLNLLSPRTSYREEEPAEFQIDDTYSVPGVGTVVSGTTLRGLIKLNDTLLLGPDPLGNFLSIAVKSIHRKRMPVKEVRGGQTASFALKKIKRSSIRKGMVMVSPRLNPQASWEFEAEILVLHHPTTISPRYQAMVHCGSIRQTATILSMDKDCLRTGDKATVHFRFIKTPEYLHIDQRLVFREGRTKAVGTITKLLQTTNNSPMNSKPQQIKMQSTKKGPLTKREDGGPPGGPVVGVPLPGDEACSLGASQSAASSSLQPAPKPSSGGRRRGGQRHKVKSQGACATPASGC; encoded by the exons ATGGAGGCCTCCTGCGCCACAGTGGAAAGCATGGCGGAGCAGATAGAGGCCGACGTCATCCTCCTGCGGGAGCGGCAAGAAGCTGGCGGCCGAGTGCGGGACTACCTGGTCCGGAAAAGAGTAGGCGACAATGACTTCCTGGAGGTCAG ggttgcAGTCGTGGGCAACGTGGACGCCGGCAAAAGCACGCTTCTGGGCGTCCTGACACACGGGGAGCTGGACAACGGCCGAGGCTTTGCCCGCCAGAAACTCTTCCGCCACAAGCACGAGATCGAGTCTGGCCGCACCAGCAGCGTGGGCAACGACATTCTGGGCTTCGACAGCGAAGGCAACGTGGTGAACAAGCCGGACAGCCACGGCGGCAGCCTGGAGTGGACCAAGATCTGTGAGAAATCCACCAAAGTGATCACCTTCATTGACTTGGCTGGCCATGAGAAGTACCTGAAGACCACGGTCTTCGGCATGACGGGCCACTTGCCTGACTTCTGCATGCTCATG GTGGGCAGCAATGCTGGCATCGTGGGGATGACCAAGGAGCACCTGGGCTTGGCATTGGCACTCAACGTGCCTGTTTTTGTGGTGGTCACCAAGATTGACATGTGTCCTGCTAACATCCTGCAAG AAACCCTGAAGCTGCTGCAGCGCCTGCTGAAGTCGCCAGGCTGCCGGAAGATCCCCGTGCTGGTGCAGAGCAAGGACGACGTGATCGTCACAGCCTCCAACTTCAGCTCTGAGAG GATGTGCCCAATATTCCAGATCTCCAACGTCACAGGCGAGAACCTAGATCTGCTGAAGATGTTCCTCAATCTCCTCTCCCCCCGCACCAGCTACCGGGAGGAAGAACCTGCCGAGTTTCAGATCGATGACACTTACTCTGTGCCG GGTGTGGGGACAGTGGTGTCGGGGACAACACTCAGGGGCCTGATCAAGCTGAATGACACGCTGCTGCTGGGCCCAGATCCTCTGGGAAACTTCCTGTCCATTGCTGTCAAATCAATCCATCGCAAGCGCATGCCTGTCAAGGAGGTGCGGGGGGGCCAGACAGCCTCCTTCGCGCTGAAGAAG ATTAAGCGCTCATCCATCCGGAAGGGCATGGTGATGGTTTCCCCACGTTTGAATCCCCAAGCGTCCTGGGAGTTTGAGGCTGAGATCCTTGTCCTCCACCACCCTACCACGATTAGCCCGCGCTACCAGGCCATGG TGCACTGTGGGAGCATCAGGCAGACGGCCACCATCCTGAGCATGGACAAGGACTGTCTGCGCACTGGGGACAAGGCCACCGTGCACTTCCGCTTTATCAAGACCCCTGAGTACCTACACATAGACCAACGGCTGGTGTTCCGGGAAGGCCGCACCAAAGCTGTGGGCACCATCACCAAG CTCCTCCAGACCACCAACAACTCCCCAATGAACTCCAAGCCTCAGCAGATCAAAATGCAGTCGACGAAGAAAGGCCCCCTGACCAAACGAGAAGATGGGGGTCCACCTGGAGGGCCGGTGGTAGGGGTGCCCCTACCTGGAGATGAAGCTTGCTCTCTAGGGGCTTCTCAATCAGCTGCGTCCAGCAGTCTCCAGCCAGCG cCCAAGCCCAGCAGCGGGGGCCGGCGACGAGGGGGCCAGCGTCACAAGGTGAAGAGCCAGGGGGCCTGTGCGACTCCTGCCAGTGGCTGCTGa